In Pempheris klunzingeri isolate RE-2024b chromosome 5, fPemKlu1.hap1, whole genome shotgun sequence, the DNA window ctctctctccctcccactggAGGAAACAAGCAACGTCCCCCCTTTCATGTTATTAACAATGGCAAACATGGTTGCCGCTGATAATTAAGACATAACCACTACACGACACACCGTGTTGctttttgaaacaaaaaacaagacaatgtgaggagaattttttttaattaaattataagTTTTGTTATATCAATGACTTGTCAAACAAGAACAGTGCAGTAAAAATAGGAGTAAACTGCATATGTAAAcatgtgataaaaaaatatatcatacaGAGGAAGTCTTTCTCCCCCGTCCACAGATGGAGGAAGGCCACAATTGCTTTTAAATCAGCCATCTGAGGGAAAAGACAGTGAAATTAGAAGGTTGAATGACTGAttacagattaaactacccaTGTTTGACCACTTTAACAAGAGGAAATCCTACCGAGCCTCTCCACTAGTCTGGGATGATGTTTTTTGAGGACGTCGAAGAAGGCTGCTTTGACTATTACCCCTCCTGAACGAAAAGTCTTGTTGTAAAGCACTCTCATTTTCCCCTGACTTGTCGCTTTGCCGTCAATCTCTAAGTAGGTTTCGGGGTGGACCATGTCTCCAAGCTCCTCCGCTATTGCCATTACCTCAGAAACGTCTTGGATTAACACCGCCCTGTTGTCATCGAcaaactttgctgttttaaaatatAGAAAGATGAAAAGAATGTACAGAAAAAGCATAATTTAATCAATAATGTGACCCTTCATGAATTACAGTATCATGCTCATTTGAGTTCTTTTTGttaacacacaggaaatgttGACAAAAAAGAACTTTAGTTCATTTTCATGACATGGAGCAACAGTACAGTGACAAAATACTCACCTTTGTCTTTCGTAGTCCTTCTTCTAGCAGAAAAACTGACTGAATCCTGTTGGGAGTCAGTATTGTGTAATTAATTGTAATTTAATGATAAATGTATTATACACTTTACACCAGTATCCCAATCTGAAACAAGTGTAGTGGTCACATTGATTTCTTAATTTCAATTAAtattacaaacaaaaaatgtaaatgtaactgaaaataaacagtatTCCTTTAACATATCTCTTTtcgtgttgtttttttggttctACCAGATCAGGTTTGGCtcgtgttgtttttgttttcaggacTCTCTAGATCTCACTGTGACTACCTGattaaatgcattcatttgttttcagcgTCCAATGAGGCAAAGGTCAAAGTGCATTTGGGTTACCTGTATCGAAGACCTTTGAGTTTTTGTAAGCATGACATTATCCGTAGTATCATTTGACTCTGGATGTTctgaaaaaaggaaggaagatcATGATTTATTGTGGAAAGTAAAGAACATCTTCAGAGATTAGACTCAACAAACAGTGTTGAACCTACCTGGTGTCTGAGGAGCAAAACTGACTGCCATACTTGTGTCTGAATGTTGATTACAGGTTGGTGATTTCTACAGCAGAACAGGGAGACGATATTCTATATTAGACAGTGATTAATCTGCACCATATTTgattttctgaaatgaaaagtaTGAGTTGTACCAGTTTTGTCAGAACTTGATGGACCGCATCATGAATTCCATTTCTGTGCCTTGAGAGCACATATTCAGTGACTTCTAGGCACtctgaaacaaaagcaaatcaTCATTTGCTAATCCACAAATTACATCTAAGCACATTTGATTTAAGTGTATCGTTCAGAGTGGAAAATGTTCTATATGGTGACAATGAGCTTGTATATTCATATCATTCATATCCCTACCTTTAAAGGTAGGTCTTTTGGAGGGATTCGCATCCCAGCACTTCTTCATGAGGTCAACCAGCTCCTTCAACCCCTCCACCCTCATCCGGTCAAGCTCCTCACAGAGAGGTCTGTCCCCTAAAGGGATCTTCAGGGCCACAAGAGTGTgatcagccactacagtgcagacagacaagcatcaaaacatgtaaataaaactgaGTATGCAGACATGTTTGAGAACTggacatatactgtacatacagtgcTTAGTTTAGGTACAATGTGGTAAAGTATGAGGGAAACAATAAAGAGGAGATTACTAAACAATATGTACCTGGGTAAGGCTCTTTACCAGTAACAATGGACCAGATAAGGATCCCATAGCTGAttaacaaagagaaagagaggatttTTAAGTAACACGTTAACTGATGCAGTTATAGTATTTAATCATATAAAGTAGTATTCCTATCGATAActacattttaatattaacCTGTATCTGTCAAAAGCACGGACAGGTTGGTACGATGCCTCAAAAGCCTCAGGAGGCATGTACTTGTATGAGCCTCCGACCTCCcttgttgtttctgtgctgctgttcaaAGCACTGGTGGAAACCCTGGACAGACCAAAGTCTGCTAGCTGCCATATTAGAAGGgaaacaataaacaaacaaatacactaGCTTTGTTTTCAATGTGAACATCAGAGTTTGGGTTGATGACACTCTACCTTGGCGTTGAGGTCGTCATTCAGCAGGACATTGTTTGGCTTTAGATCTTGGTGCATTAGGTTCCTCAAATGGAGGAAATTCATGCCCAGAGCAACTTGATGGGCCAAGCGGAAGGCCAGGGGCCACGGCGGAGGTCCAGACAGGTCCTTCTGCAGGGACTGAACAGATCCTCCTCCCATGAACTCCATCACTATTCCCTGCTGCACAGACATTCCTCTGATTGGCGGACATCCCTGATAAATGCCATAAATCCTCAGCACAAACTCACAGGAACCCTTTTCCATATGATCGGCCTCTTCATACAGTGCTTCCTGCTTGGGCGTCAGGGGGCTGGAATGAAGTAGGGTATTGttgaagggaggagagagagagcgttaaTCATTTAAACTAAGCCCTCCAGGTTAAAGGAAATTTACAGATATTCATACATTTACCAAATGCCATCACGAAGTATCTTAATGGCCACATCAAACCCCCAGTCCTTGTGTCTAGCCTTGTAGACATGACCGAATCCACCACAGCCAACTGACTCCCATTTGTCCAAGCTTGCATTGCCAACTGGCTCAGTGGTGTAGCTCAGCAGTGCCATCTCCTGCTGTACTCAGGTACAGTAACTGCAATTTCAATGATGGACATAAtcatggggggaaaaaaaactaagaaaCATAAAGTCATCCAATGAGTACTTAGATATCCATTTTTAAACGCTGCATTGTAATCACTGCCTGCACTGTGTTTAATATGTTTGTTCATATTTCAATTAAAACAGGAGCAAATTTTGGTTTTAAGAATACTAACATGTATTAACAATCACTCATGTTTGGCTCTCCTGTGTTATTAAAACACGCTGGCCTCTACTCACCATATATGACCTCCCGTGTTGTCCACATAAACAGGCTCTGTTCAAGAGTTAGTGGACACCAAAGCTGTGGAGAAAGGAGACGATAGTTTCCAGCTCCCTGGTCTGTcgaagctgctgctgaggggaGGAGTTTGAACTGAGTTGCACAAACTTTATGAGATGCAAGACTGGGTGACATTTCCTGTTGGTAAACCAGAGAATTGTGCAGTAAAATAAAGGTTGAGTTTACCCTTGTCTGACTGCAAATTCATATCAGGGACTGGCAGGTATTTGCTTCTCATATCACAGCCAGGAAAAataattatatgtatatatgcatatatatatatatatacacacacacacacacacacacacacaaagaaatctTCAGATAACAAATGGCAACATCAAAACTTTTCACCACTACTAAATTTTCGGTGTTGAAATTAAGGGCTAATTTAACTGCTTTACTTGGTTGATATTTTTAAAGTGGCTATAAAAATGCTGTGACACATTCCTCTAACTTCCTCATAGGACATGAgtggcagcagcacacacagagggggTGTATGAGTTGGTGGCGTggttagagaaaaaaaaaaaacatttcacactaAAACCTGCGGTTAACTGCATAGATTGCAAATCTCTATGTCACCACACTATACAGATTTGTTTGAGTGTCGACATGATCTTTAGTATTTCTCAATGGGATAATGCAGTATTTTTGACAGCGGGGCGTTCAGGTGCTCTTGCTCTTGTGGTGCTCTTTAGAGTAAAGAGCACGACAAGACTGGACCTGCAGTTATATCACAAATACCTGCGGAGTGTTGTTGCCAGATCTTCTCCACGGCAATCaatacggtggccgggaggtgcaaaacaattttacaatacagtggtccctcgttaggggttacgttctaaaaataacccgcaataggcgaaatccgcgaagtagtcagcttaatttttacaattactatatatattttaaggctgtaaaacccctcaccatacagtttatacacttttctcagacaggcattaacattttctcacatttatctcttgtttgacttgtttgtcttgcaaacaggcagcactttaaagtcacactgctagcgattgaacatttatgtaaatttggcaagccgaacgcatcctgtactgtacagagacacggcacggaggagattgattgacattggtctacagtcccttagccaatcaggacgcagaacacaatgcgcgttcatacactgtaaaaaaaaaaaaaagcatgcaaaattgcactaaaaaaaatccgcgaaacagcgaggccgtgAAAGGTGAGGGACTACTGTatgagaaacacttttacaaagctggagacaaatttacattttagaaaacatttttataaatcaaaaaacaaaattacattgccataacacatttacaagtcctgagacaaatttacatttgagaaaacaaatttacaagacatgaaacacttttacaaacgccgagacaaatttacaagtgacgaaacacttttacaagcggccgaaacaaatttacaagtaactttttcaaccggaaagggaatgtgccgcgttaatcggctcatatgttcgccacaaaacgggcaaaagaccgcttgactgccgtccatcgcgggtcgccatgaactccttatcacttccggttctactcgacagttggtacattccctttccggttgaaaaagttacttgtaaaagtgtttcgtcacttgtaaatttgtttcggcgtttgtaaaagtgtttacAAAATTCATCTCCCCAATTCAGATTTTGGAATTCAGATTTAAACATAAGTAATGGATTGCATGTGAAAATTTGTTATCTGAATTTGAGAACTA includes these proteins:
- the LOC139201646 gene encoding receptor-interacting serine/threonine-protein kinase 3-like, which encodes MALLSYTTEPVGNASLDKWESVGCGGFGHVYKARHKDWGFDVAIKILRDGICPLTPKQEALYEEADHMEKGSCEFVLRIYGIYQGCPPIRGMSVQQGIVMEFMGGGSVQSLQKDLSGPPPWPLAFRLAHQVALGMNFLHLRNLMHQDLKPNNVLLNDDLNAKLADFGLSRVSTSALNSSTETTREVGGSYKYMPPEAFEASYQPVRAFDRYSYGILIWSIVTGKEPYPVADHTLVALKIPLGDRPLCEELDRMRVEGLKELVDLMKKCWDANPSKRPTFKECLEVTEYVLSRHRNGIHDAVHQVLTKLKSPTCNQHSDTSMAVSFAPQTPEHPESNDTTDNVMLTKTQRSSIQDSVSFSARRRTTKDKAKFVDDNRAVLIQDVSEVMAIAEELGDMVHPETYLEIDGKATSQGKMRVLYNKTFRSGGVIVKAAFFDVLKKHHPRLVERLDG